A part of Dreissena polymorpha isolate Duluth1 chromosome 13, UMN_Dpol_1.0, whole genome shotgun sequence genomic DNA contains:
- the LOC127855102 gene encoding hemagglutinin/amebocyte aggregation factor-like, producing MSLPLLILVCACVVQHINGWQNNLDQLLDYQCPNKNQFINHVISQHHNHEEDRQFDFTCSDVVSGYDDSTTTCTYSGYVNSFDQPVHFRCPDDGFIHGMRSEHNNHHEDRIWGFYCCKIPEIHMISCEHTGWTNDLDGDQSYYVPAEHVMVGVTSEHDNHHEDRRFAYEVCRILHGGEIIVG from the exons ATGAGTCTACCATTGCTAATCCTCGTATGCGCATGCGTAGTGCAGCACATCAATGGATGGCAAAATAATCTGGACCAATTGCTAGATTACCAATGTCCAAACAAAAACCAGTTCATCAATCACGTGATAAGCCAGCATCACAATCACGAGGAAGATCGACAATTTGACTTCACGTGCAGTGACGTCGTTTCTGGCTATGATGATTCGACAACAACGTGCACGTATTCCG GGTATGTTAATAGTTTTGATCAGCCGGTCCACTTTCGGTGTCCGGACGACGGCTTCATACATGGCATGAGGAGCGAGCACAACAACCACCACGAAGACCGGATATGGGGATTCTACTGCTGCAAGATTCCAG AAATCCACATGATCAGCTGTGAACACACCGGCTGGACAAATGATTTGGATGGCGACCAGAGCTACTATGTGCCCGCTGAACACGTGATGGTAGGCGTGACGTCAGAGCATGACAACCACCACGA AGATCGGCGCTTCGCCTACGAAGTATGCCGAATTCTTCACGGAGGCGAAATAATTGTTGGTTAA